The following is a genomic window from Aquipuribacter nitratireducens.
CGCGTCGCCGGGTCCCAGCTCGTCGCGACCATGTCGTTGTTGTAGACGCCGAGCAGGCGGTCGCGCTCGGCCTGGTCGAGCTGCGCGACGTGGAAGCGGGAGCCGATGAGCCCCTGCTCCTCCGAGCCCCACAACGAGAACCGCAGGTCGGCCTCCGTCGGCAGCGACCGCATGACTCGCGCGATCTCGACGGTGAGCGCGGTACCGGAACCGTCGTCGTTGGCGCCGGGGGCGCCGATCACGGAGTCGTAGTGCGCGCAGACCATGAGCGCGGGGCGGCTGCCGTCGGGGCGTCCCCTCCCGGCCCGCTCGGCGAGCACGTTGTGGGAGGTGAGCCCACGGAACGCCTGGGTGCGCACGGTGAGGGTCATCGGGCCGCGGGCCAGCGCCTCCCGCAGGCGGTACTTCTGCACGGTGGCGACACCGACGACGGGCACGGCGACCGGGGTGGACAGCGCGACCGACGCGGCCTGGGCCCGGCGGATCGGGTCGGTGGGGTCGGCCGGCAGGACGAGCACGGCCGCGGCGCCGCGGGCGACCGCGGCCTGCACGCGCTGCGTGCGGACCGCGGTCGACACGCCCAGGGGGGTGTCGACGAGCACGACGGCACCGCTGAGGTCCCCACCGCCGGTGCCGTCGAGGGCGTCCACGACCGGACCGGTCACCGTCGTGTCGAGCGCGGCCTGCGGCGAGGCGCCCGCCTGCCAGCAGATGTCGCCGTCGAGGGCGGGGCTGCCCATGACCTCGGCGAGGAACTTGTCTGCGACCGGGAACGGCTCGAGGCGCACGTCGTAGCCGTAGGAGTCGAGGACACCGGCGAGGTAGTCGGCGGCCGCACGCTCCGACGGCGTGCCGCCGATGCGCGGCCCGACGCCCTCCGACAGCTCGACGATGTGCTCGATCGCGCGGGCAGCGGAGACCCGCTGGACGACGACCCGGTCGCGTGCGGTCAGGGCGGGCGCTGCCACGGCGCCGGGTCGGACGGCGTCCACGGCCCAGGCGGGCGCGGCGAGCGCGGTCGCAGCGGCGCCGCCGAGCGCCGCGAGCGCGCTGCGGCGGGTCAGGGTGGGGAGGAGGGACGGATCGGGGCTGGGCTCGGTCGACACGGGCGGACCTCCGGGGTCGCGGTGGGGTGGATGCGGGCTGAACGTACGGTCGGTTATGCGCGGTTGACAATGGCTCACCCGCATCTGTCGCGAGACGTCCCGTCATCACCCGTTCGCTGCGACGCGCCAGGTCACGGATCGGCAACGTCGGCCCTGCTGCATGGCCCGGCACGGTCCGATCGGTCTAGGTTGCCCGTCATGCCCGATCAGGAGGCCTCCCCCGCTGCGGCTGTCGGCGCGCCCCTCGTCGTGGTCGACGACGTGAA
Proteins encoded in this region:
- a CDS encoding M28 family peptidase, coding for MSTEPSPDPSLLPTLTRRSALAALGGAAATALAAPAWAVDAVRPGAVAAPALTARDRVVVQRVSAARAIEHIVELSEGVGPRIGGTPSERAAADYLAGVLDSYGYDVRLEPFPVADKFLAEVMGSPALDGDICWQAGASPQAALDTTVTGPVVDALDGTGGGDLSGAVVLVDTPLGVSTAVRTQRVQAAVARGAAAVLVLPADPTDPIRRAQAASVALSTPVAVPVVGVATVQKYRLREALARGPMTLTVRTQAFRGLTSHNVLAERAGRGRPDGSRPALMVCAHYDSVIGAPGANDDGSGTALTVEIARVMRSLPTEADLRFSLWGSEEQGLIGSRFHVAQLDQAERDRLLGVYNNDMVATSWDPATRYWVLSWDGSANVINQSVIAAAERLGYAPSLSPVTTRGASDHQSFQERGIASSNFSWRGEASPALLEPPYHSPEDTVAKNISPERMQVSLELIGSALYEQARAV